The Syntrophales bacterium DNA segment TGGACGGCATCAATTTGGCAAATAGATTGGCTGTGGTCCGGAAAGTTGGTTTTGTCCCGGAAACGCCTAATCTTTTCGATTTCTTTTCCGTTGGTTACAATCTCAAGATATTTGCCCGTCTTTTTCAAGTCCCCTTTATACGAATGGAAGAAATTATGAAGGAATTCAATTTGCTGCCATATCGTAATAATAAGATACATGTTTTATCAAAGGGACTAAGGCAAAGAGTGAGTATTGGGCGCGCCCTTTTGGCAGATCCTCCGGTGCTTCTTTTTGATGAACCTACATCGGGAATAGATTTTGATATGACAAAAGAGATTTACAGGCTGCTAAAAGATTTTCATGCCTCCGGAAAAACAATCATTTTTACCTCTCATCGGCCTGAAGAGATAAAAACCCTGGCAACACGCATAATTGTGCTGCATCAAGGGTCTTTGGTCTTCGATGGTTCACCCCAAACATATTTTCAATCAGACCTTCATGAAAAGCTATATCGATGCTGATTAAAAATATTATTACATTAACTCTGAATGATTTGGCTATTGCCCTTAAGAATAAGACGATCTATCTGATTCTTTTCATACCCTTCTTTGTTTTTCTCTCTTTGAAACTTGTTGACAGTGCCGATACGGTCTTCAAGAAGATCAATGTTGGACTCATTCAACAGGAAACGTTTGCCCCGGTAATTCTGCAAACCATTAAAGCAGCCGATAAAGTCTTTACCATTTTTCCTGTTGCCAATGAGGAGGAAGGCAAAAGATGGTTAAAAGAAAAAAAGATAGACGGCCTGTTATTAAGATCTGAAAAAGAACGTAACAGTCTATTGCTTGTAGTTTTAAAAAAAGAGTCTTTGCTGACCCTTTCAATAGTAGAGAGTTTCTCGGCATTACAGAAAGCAGCAGAGGGAAAAGCAGTAAACTGGATTTCTGATGTTAGGCCTCTTCATGCCGGTGAGATTCAAAAACAAACTCTGCCGACCTGGATACTCATGCTGGTTTTATTAGTGAGCTTCATTATCATGCCGGCGCAAGTGGCTGAAGAAAAAGAAAAAAAATTACTTCTGGCGCTATTGCAGACTCCCATGCGCGAAATTGAGTGGCTGATTGCGAAATTGTTCTTAGGGATGATTTTAATATTAATAGCAGTGCTATTCCTTCATCTGCTGGGTAAATTTGATCCGGGAAATGTCCTGAGCTATGTTGCGTTCATCTTGGTTGGCAGTTTCTGTTTCAGCTCTTATGGGATATTGCTGGGTTTTTTATGCCGTAGTCAGGCAAGCGCCAGAACTTTAGGCGTCATGTTCTATCTGCCCCATCTGCTTCCTTCTGCCTTATCGGATTTTTCACAAAAATTAACTTCCGTTGCTCCCTTTTTGCCTTCCTACCAGTTTTATGAGCCGATTAAATCAATTCTCCTGGAGGACGGCAGCATGGCAAATCTATCCATAGAATGGATATATCTGCTTTTGGTCGGGTTAGTAACCTTTTTCTTTTCATATCGCCTCATGAAGAAACGCTGGCTCATGTAAAAGAGTCAGATCAAGCCGGCAGACCCTTATTTAAGCATCCCTCAACATGCTGAGGTTCCATCAAATATTGAGGCCAAACGCGTCAAGCCTTACTCATCTACATGTATTTTCTATTCACATAACCAGCAGTTATTAAAGGGTGAATCAAAGATTATGATTTGGATTCGACTATTGGCAGGCCATTTGCATTCACAGTTACGAGCCAATCGGATGGTTCAATGTGCAAGGAGGAGAGAACGGCTGAATATATGAATCCAGCACTACCTAAAAAAGTTGCCGGTATCTTGTATTAGTGAGTGACTCACTTGGGAAAGGAAGATAATTGCTATGAATCAGCAGAAATCGGATCAGAAATGGCAGCAGCTTCAGTCTCATATAGAAGGTTTTTTCGGACAGGCACTCAGAAACGGTATTCAGCGGATCGAATACAGGCCGCAATATACCGCCCTTTTGGCGATGCCGTTTGAACGTGATCCGACAATAAGCGATAACTTCAGTCAAAAAGAGGATAAATATGAATGAAGACATTCTGAAAGGCAAATGGAAGGAAACCAAAGGGAGGGTTAAAGAGAGGTGGGGAAAACTCACCGGTAATGATCTTGGCGAGAGCGATGGAAAAAGAGAAAAACTTTTTGGGCTTTTACAGAAAAAATATGGATGCATCCGGGACAAAGTCGATCTGGAATATAAAGAAAGCGTCGAATTGTCAGGAATTGTCAGCAGTATACGTCAAATAATGAATAAAAAGAGCGATATTATGGCAATTGAATTTATTGCTCACTACGGACGGCCCTTGTTCGCGAAAAAACATGAGAATCAACGTAAAGAAATGGAGGAAAACCATGGGTGCGATACTGATTGTTATTTTGATACTCGCCTTAGTCGGCGTAATACCCACATGGCCCCACAGTAAGAGCTGGGGGTACTATCCCAGCGGAGGAATCGGATTGGTTCTTCTAATTGTGCTCATCCTGTTGCTGATGGGGCGGATTTGAGGCAACATTATAGGATTCAAACATTAGAGGCAATTGCAAAACCATTTGTCATTCCCGAATGTCTCTATCGGGAATATGGTTTTTCAAGCAGTTAGAACCAGATTCCCGCTCAGAATCGTTGCGGGAATGACAGAAATGGGGAGTTTTGCAATTACCTCATTATATATGGAAATAGAGGAGGAGAAATCATGTCAAATCAGATCGAAGGATTTATAAAAGGCATTCTTATTGGGGGCGTCATAGGCGCTGTGGTCGGTATTCTCTATGCGCCCAAAAGCGGTAGGGAAACACGGGATGATATTAACGAAAAAACAGAGGAATTGCTGGCAAAGGCAAAAAAGGAATACGAG contains these protein-coding regions:
- a CDS encoding DUF3309 domain-containing protein, which encodes MGAILIVILILALVGVIPTWPHSKSWGYYPSGGIGLVLLIVLILLLMGRI
- a CDS encoding CsbD family protein, with translation MNEDILKGKWKETKGRVKERWGKLTGNDLGESDGKREKLFGLLQKKYGCIRDKVDLEYKESVELSGIVSSIRQIMNKKSDIMAIEFIAHYGRPLFAKKHENQRKEMEENHGCDTDCYFDTRLSRRNTHMAPQ
- a CDS encoding ABC transporter ATP-binding protein; this encodes MQIEIHNLTKVYSEKRGLLPVSLEVEKGELIAVIGHNGAGKSTLLKMLASWLLPDSGEVLVDGINLANRLAVVRKVGFVPETPNLFDFFSVGYNLKIFARLFQVPFIRMEEIMKEFNLLPYRNNKIHVLSKGLRQRVSIGRALLADPPVLLFDEPTSGIDFDMTKEIYRLLKDFHASGKTIIFTSHRPEEIKTLATRIIVLHQGSLVFDGSPQTYFQSDLHEKLYRC
- a CDS encoding ABC transporter permease encodes the protein MLIKNIITLTLNDLAIALKNKTIYLILFIPFFVFLSLKLVDSADTVFKKINVGLIQQETFAPVILQTIKAADKVFTIFPVANEEEGKRWLKEKKIDGLLLRSEKERNSLLLVVLKKESLLTLSIVESFSALQKAAEGKAVNWISDVRPLHAGEIQKQTLPTWILMLVLLVSFIIMPAQVAEEKEKKLLLALLQTPMREIEWLIAKLFLGMILILIAVLFLHLLGKFDPGNVLSYVAFILVGSFCFSSYGILLGFLCRSQASARTLGVMFYLPHLLPSALSDFSQKLTSVAPFLPSYQFYEPIKSILLEDGSMANLSIEWIYLLLVGLVTFFFSYRLMKKRWLM